The sequence GCCTTTCCCGAAATTGTTTCTGCTCTCAGCAAAGATGTTGACAATCTGAATTCATCTCCAATAACGACTAATTCATCTTACTTCTATGGAAAAGCAATAGCAAGAGCAGCTAGATTGGCATTGATTGCAGAGGAGGTGTGCTATCTTGAGGTGATTCCAATGATTAGGAAGTTCTTAGGGGACTCGATTGAGCCATGGTTAGATGGAACTTTCAATGGCAATGGATTCTTGTACGATGGCGAATGGAGAGGAATTGTGACGAAACAAGGATCATTGGATTCTGCAGCAGATTTTGGATTTGGGATATATAATGATCACCATTACCATCTGGGTTACTTTCTCTACACGATTGCAGTGCTTTCGAAGATTGACCAGGCATGGGGGAGAAAGTACAAGCCTCAGGCCTATGCACTGATGGCTGATTTTATGACCCTGAGTAAACGTTCAAATTCACAGTACACTCGTTTGAGGAATTTCGATCTCTGGAAGTTGCATTCTTGGGCTGGAGGACTCACTGAATTTGCAGATGGAAGGAATCAGGAGAGCACAAGTGAGGCAGTGAATGCTTACTATTCGGCGGCATTGATGGGATTGCACTATGGAGACACACATCTTGTGGCCACTGGCTCAACACTAGCAGCAATGGAGATTCAATCAGCACAGACTTGGTGGCACGTAAGGGAAGAGGAAAACATGTATGAAGCAGAGTTCAGTAGGGAGAACAGAGTGGTGGGTGTGTTATGGGCTAACAAGAGGGATAGTGGACTCTGGTTTGCTCCACCTGATTGGAAAGAATGTAGGCTTGGAATTCAGGTGCTTCCATTATTGCCCATCACTGAGGTTTTGTTCTCTAATGTTGGATTTGTGAAGGAGCTAGTTGAATGGACTTTGCCAGCCTTGGGGAGGGAGGGGGTTACAGAAGGGTGGAAGGGTTTTGTGTATTCATTGGAAGGGATATATGACAAGAATGGAGCTTTAGAGAAGATAAGAAGCTTGAATGGGTTTGATGATGGGAACTCTCTGTCCAATTTGCTATGGTGGATACACAGCAGAGGTGATTGGGATGAGGAGAGATTAGTGAGAGGAGGGGGTAAGTACTGCTGGTTTGGACATTACTGCCACTGAAGATAGCTCATTGctgctttttttcttcttttttttctgtacATTTTGAGCAAATATTTGAATCAATAGTATCGGTTGTGCCTTTGTTGTGAGCTTAATGTACTTATTTATCatattgttattttctttttcatatgcAATTCACAGTACATAGGCTCTTGCATTTGCCTATTCTACCCTGAGACTGGATCAGGTTTATGTACGAGAATAATCTCTTTCGACTAGCCTCCAACGAAGCTGTCCAGCATCCTTTCACTCCCCAATATTGTCTACCCCTCTTCCGACTTTATCTCAGTCACCATTACCTAAGATCCCTACCCGATTCAATTTTATCCCAGCCACATCCTCATTCTCTATCCCAATCGATTCTCTCTTGGCTACCCTCCATCAACTCTCGGCTCCCCTCCTTTGCATCCTTAGTTTCTTTCACTGGAACTTCCATCTATATTCCAGCCAACTGAAcctcctacccaaaaccctcatTGAAACTTATTTCTTCCCATATAGAACGAACGttagtgaattattccatttatttGCCTGCCAGTAGGGGGTTGCAGGTACTTGGCTGCAACTCaggtagcagccaaattttttcctCCTTGGACCGCCTTGCGTCGTAAGAGACATCCACTacactttttttctttgacaTTATATGCTTTAGTTACGGTTAGATTGCCATTTATTTCATCTCTTGTTACATCTTATCCCTTGTTTCGCTACTTTGCAAGAAAGATTGTTTCCAAATTTCGAATATATGGCCAACATATTGCTCTCATGTAAACATACCAAATACttatatgagaaaaataaaccATTTATTCAGGCTTCAGATTGGCCGAAGCCAAACCCCACCTTTCTATGGGGCAAATGTTTCTTTTCTGTCCATTAGAACATGCTTGCCTACTCTGCAGTGTACATCATCTTCTATTTAGGTGGCGCTGGTATGTGTTGCATTGGGCTCTTAGGGTTTTTGGCCCTAGAAAGTGTTCAAgttatttaccaaaaagaaaaaaactctcAAGTTCATTCCATGCAAGGTCCTGGTTAATTTCCTAGCATTGCTAGAGAGGGTAGGGTAGCAAAAGAAGTCGGAAACGCAAAATTCAATTGTGAGCTCATATTTAGATCTCTAGAATAAGAAATCTCTATGACCGGCTGACCTCAAAGTCTGATAGCTTCCTAACTATATTAGCTTACTGCCCATTTCAACATGTAATCCTAGTTGGTCTTGTGATCAGACCTTACAGTGCATATATAGTAGATCACATACAATTCCTCTTTACAGCTTGAGCTCATACCAAGAACAATTTTAGAAGCTAACTAATTCCTGTAACAAACATGTGTTTACAGCAGATGTTATATATTTTATTGCCAATTTGAGTTATAGTGTGCATCCTCATTATTCTCCTGTCTAAGGATAGCTGACAGTAGAATCTGTCACATGAGGAAAACAAGATCAATATACCCAAATGAGTAAGTATGAAAGAAATCATTGATATGCCAAGAAGACTTGGTGCCAGCACCAACAACAATAAACATTAGTCTGTTCTTGACACCACGTAATTAGAGAGGATGTTGGGGCAGAGaactagaagagaagagaatgaTTCACACACCCAAGGTCAATACAAACCACAAGGAAAAACGGATTCTATAATCCTTATCAAGACTAAACTGGAACTGACATTCTCCCACCAAATACTGACataaaaataaagcaaacaaaCGAAACAAGCAACACCTCAAGACCATCCCACCTAAATGTGAtcgactacatggatctttgccatccaaacagctctatttgaggtcatactagagtaAAATGTAGTCACATCAGATAGAACTCATCAAATGAAGTTTCTTACATAGATTTAAG is a genomic window of Macadamia integrifolia cultivar HAES 741 chromosome 13, SCU_Mint_v3, whole genome shotgun sequence containing:
- the LOC122058795 gene encoding probable endo-1,3(4)-beta-glucanase ARB_01444, producing the protein MKILKLGRGVRNVIIKPFRKRRRPSKLSPPPPELPPPPPSPPSEPTMPSPPPQKPTFPFLFPRTQSTVLPDPSRFFSPKLLSSPLPTNSFFQNFVLKNGDQPEYIHPYLIKSSSSALSLCYPSRFVNSAFIYQIFNQDLIISASQNTTDDTHNKHIISSFSDLGVTLDLPGDLQFFLVRGSPFLTCSVNSPTPLFISTIHAVLSLTPNRSFTKYTISLNNNQTWLCYTSTPIKLTQSNTSILTSDKFYGIIRFAILPDSGSRYEIILDQFSSSYPISGEAVFTHPFCLEYKWVKKGWGDLLMLAHPLHLKLLSVDNGDVAVLEEFKYRSMDGELVGVVGHSWVLKPDPVSVTWHSVHGINEEAFPEIVSALSKDVDNLNSSPITTNSSYFYGKAIARAARLALIAEEVCYLEVIPMIRKFLGDSIEPWLDGTFNGNGFLYDGEWRGIVTKQGSLDSAADFGFGIYNDHHYHLGYFLYTIAVLSKIDQAWGRKYKPQAYALMADFMTLSKRSNSQYTRLRNFDLWKLHSWAGGLTEFADGRNQESTSEAVNAYYSAALMGLHYGDTHLVATGSTLAAMEIQSAQTWWHVREEENMYEAEFSRENRVVGVLWANKRDSGLWFAPPDWKECRLGIQVLPLLPITEVLFSNVGFVKELVEWTLPALGREGVTEGWKGFVYSLEGIYDKNGALEKIRSLNGFDDGNSLSNLLWWIHSRGDWDEERLVRGGGKYCWFGHYCH